One window from the genome of Anomalospiza imberbis isolate Cuckoo-Finch-1a 21T00152 chromosome 13, ASM3175350v1, whole genome shotgun sequence encodes:
- the BCL2A1 gene encoding bcl-2-related protein A1, translating into METAEFYYVYYLAQDYLQYVLQESHLGPAQTRVAHVLRTMASSLQDQTEEAVRPLLDRIDITSVAVAKRIFNGVMDEKFADGNTNWGRIMTIFTFGGLLTKKLQEHGVQLTAEEKEEISYFITEYIINNTAEWIDANGGWENGFLTKFERRSLLSFSKITALFIALVSLFREYY; encoded by the exons ATGGAAACTGCTGAGTTCTATTACGTTTATTACTTAGCTCAGGATTATCTGCAGTATGTGCTCCAGGAATCACACCTTGGGCCAGCCCAGACCAGGGTTGCTCATGTCTTGAGAACCATGGCATCCTCTCTGCAAGACCAAACCGAGGAGGCTGTCAGGCCACTCCTGGACAGGATTGACATCACCTCTGTAGCTGTTGCCAAGAGAATTTTCAATGGAGTCATGGATGAAAAGTTTGCTGATGGAAATACTAACTGGGGACGAATTATGACCATCTTTACGTTTGGAGGTCTTCTCACCAAGAAGCTTCAAGAGCATGGGGTTCAGCTGactgcagaggagaaggaggagatcTCTTATTTCATCACAGAGTACATCATAAACAACACAGCCGAATGGATTGATGCGAATGGTGGCTGG gaaaatgGCTTCCTAACAAAGTTTGAAAGAAGATCACTACTGTCCTTCTCCAAAATTACAGCCCTGTTCATAGCTCTTGTTTCCTTGTTCAGAGAGTACTACTGA